From a single Gracilimonas sp. genomic region:
- a CDS encoding sigma-70 family RNA polymerase sigma factor — MDYSKFVDAILENNEAAITEQVNVITPVLIKFLMVRLDATVHDAQDCAQNTLLIAIEKIREDKISNPDAVINYLFTTAKHEYFKQLSKDREVNYEDLPEHHSDKADQLNRLLDNEKMNILKRCMESLKADYKKYIEYWFQNPDYETSVVADHFNISVNNAWTKKHRVINVLKECFEKKIKL, encoded by the coding sequence AGATGCCATACTGGAAAACAATGAGGCTGCAATCACGGAACAGGTGAATGTAATCACTCCGGTGCTTATTAAGTTTTTGATGGTACGCCTGGATGCCACAGTTCATGATGCTCAGGACTGCGCACAAAATACGCTCCTGATTGCCATAGAAAAAATTCGCGAAGACAAGATTTCGAACCCGGATGCGGTAATAAACTACCTGTTTACCACGGCCAAACACGAGTATTTTAAGCAGCTTTCCAAAGACCGTGAGGTCAATTATGAGGACCTTCCCGAGCACCATTCAGACAAGGCCGATCAGCTTAACCGATTGCTCGATAATGAGAAAATGAACATCCTGAAACGCTGTATGGAGTCGTTAAAGGCTGATTATAAAAAATACATTGAATATTGGTTTCAGAATCCTGACTACGAAACTTCGGTGGTTGCCGATCATTTTAATATCTCTGTGAACAATGCCTGGACCAAGAAACACCGGGTGATAAATGTGCTCAAAGAATGCTTCGAAAAAAAAATTAAACTTTAA
- a CDS encoding tetratricopeptide repeat protein gives MENSRETEIRQQIDAYIKGQLSEEEIQALWNEFAKNPELLDVLEVEVNVKELIEREALNSKPDSGSATIRKLPSYTWHVAAAAVFVIIALVQIFRIETPTQIDQFVINQIGPDQVETSDGVRAKDMRITTADSLLNLGFEAIVSGNEDRALELFDEVINRFDEEPYGSKAYLNKGIILYNESNYEEAISAFREAAERVEDSRMILEKAYWYMGNALVNVGELEEAQKAVFEAYQLDGMFRQPAFRLLKKLNDDLGSSDYEGFDAQQLE, from the coding sequence ATGGAAAATTCGAGAGAAACAGAAATTAGACAGCAGATAGATGCCTACATAAAAGGGCAACTTTCGGAGGAAGAGATTCAGGCTCTGTGGAATGAGTTCGCGAAAAACCCGGAACTGTTGGATGTTCTTGAAGTTGAGGTAAACGTAAAAGAACTGATTGAACGTGAAGCATTAAACTCAAAACCGGATTCAGGGTCGGCTACCATCAGGAAACTTCCTTCTTACACCTGGCATGTAGCGGCAGCGGCCGTTTTTGTGATCATTGCTTTGGTGCAAATATTCAGGATAGAAACTCCAACTCAGATCGACCAGTTTGTAATTAATCAAATCGGACCCGATCAGGTGGAAACGTCAGATGGTGTTCGGGCTAAAGACATGCGCATTACCACAGCAGATTCTCTCCTGAACCTCGGCTTTGAAGCCATCGTCTCAGGAAACGAAGACCGCGCACTTGAGCTGTTTGATGAGGTTATAAACCGATTTGATGAAGAGCCCTATGGATCGAAAGCATATCTCAATAAAGGGATTATACTTTACAACGAATCTAATTACGAAGAGGCAATCTCTGCATTCCGGGAAGCGGCAGAACGGGTTGAAGACAGCCGCATGATTCTCGAAAAAGCGTATTGGTATATGGGCAATGCCCTTGTGAATGTAGGAGAACTCGAGGAAGCTCAAAAAGCAGTATTCGAAGCCTATCAACTGGATGGCATGTTTCGTCAGCCGGCTTTCCGTTTGCTGAAGAAGCTTAACGACGACCTTGGCAGTTCAGACTACGAAGGCTTTGATGCCCAGCAGTTAGAGTAA
- the ppk1 gene encoding polyphosphate kinase 1: MKKTSLSPDEVNFDPSVTEKSKIAKKRANPKKNEILKQKGMHKDLRSSNLKIFGSDYFFNYELSWLKFNERVLAEAQNDKNKILERVKFLSIVCSNLDEFFQKRVGGLKRQLLAGVKELSVDGMTPSDQLKSVRHEVQNMIEAYRSCFFEDLVPKLSQKGIQIKSYSDLTDYQQSVSDRYFQKQVYPIVTPLAVDESHPFPFISNKSLSFAIELVNPRTKEKSFARLKIPANRNRFVQVHRKGNKVILVPIEDIIREKMDHFFPGMKVLSAHMFRVTRNASVDRNEEEAEDLLETIEDELRERKFAEIVRLEIDAEMPKHLKKYLIKNLNINWQDVYEMKGTIGLADSMEIAKLSGFNRLKERVWTPVLHPSLKHNPEEEIPSIFEVIKKGDFMVHHPYHSFELSTQRFVEEAARDPKVLAIKQTLYRTSKDSPLMHSLMNAAEEGKQVAVLVEIKARFDEERNINWAQKLENFGVHVAYGIPGLKIHTKLTMVVREESDGLRTYCHIGTGNYHPDTAQLYEDLALFTCDEKLCSDVTDIFNLLTGYAPEQTFEKLLVAPNHMRKQMNELIEKEVKEARKGNPARIIAKMNSLEDPMIIQKLYEASQIGVKIDLIVRGVCRLVPGKAGMSENITVHSIIGRYLEHSRVYYFHHGGEHKYFIGSADWMHRNLDARVEAITPIEKTELKKYLQFVINIYFNDNKQRWLLMEDGSYQRAQKEKGDSKLSAHDFLMNHMKEGAEPIPQVHSE; the protein is encoded by the coding sequence ATGAAAAAGACGTCCTTATCGCCCGATGAAGTTAACTTCGACCCATCGGTTACAGAAAAATCGAAGATTGCCAAGAAAAGGGCCAATCCCAAAAAGAACGAAATCCTTAAACAGAAAGGTATGCATAAGGATTTGCGATCCAGCAACCTGAAAATTTTCGGGAGCGATTACTTTTTCAATTACGAGTTGAGCTGGCTAAAATTCAACGAGCGTGTGCTGGCCGAAGCCCAAAATGACAAGAATAAAATCCTGGAGCGGGTAAAGTTTCTTTCTATCGTCTGCTCTAACCTTGATGAGTTTTTCCAAAAGCGGGTAGGTGGACTCAAACGACAGTTGCTGGCCGGAGTCAAAGAATTATCAGTAGATGGCATGACCCCTTCCGATCAGCTTAAATCGGTTCGGCATGAAGTACAGAATATGATTGAAGCTTATCGGAGCTGTTTTTTTGAGGATCTCGTTCCCAAACTTTCCCAGAAAGGTATTCAGATAAAATCCTATTCCGACCTCACCGACTATCAGCAAAGCGTAAGCGACCGGTATTTTCAAAAACAGGTTTACCCAATCGTTACCCCGCTGGCGGTTGATGAATCCCACCCCTTTCCATTCATCTCGAACAAGAGCCTCTCTTTTGCTATCGAGTTGGTAAACCCCAGAACCAAAGAAAAATCGTTTGCCCGACTTAAGATTCCTGCTAACAGGAATCGTTTTGTGCAGGTGCACCGAAAAGGAAACAAGGTGATTCTTGTGCCTATCGAGGATATCATCCGCGAGAAAATGGATCATTTTTTCCCGGGAATGAAGGTGCTTTCCGCGCACATGTTTCGGGTAACCCGGAATGCCTCTGTTGACCGCAATGAGGAAGAAGCCGAAGATCTGCTTGAGACCATTGAGGATGAGCTGAGAGAACGAAAGTTTGCCGAAATTGTGCGGCTCGAAATTGATGCCGAGATGCCCAAACATCTGAAAAAATATCTCATCAAAAACCTGAACATCAACTGGCAGGATGTGTATGAGATGAAAGGAACGATCGGTCTGGCTGATTCTATGGAAATAGCCAAGCTCAGTGGGTTCAACAGACTTAAAGAGCGGGTATGGACTCCGGTTTTACATCCTTCCCTCAAACATAACCCTGAAGAAGAGATCCCTAGCATTTTTGAGGTCATCAAGAAAGGTGATTTTATGGTACACCATCCCTACCACAGTTTTGAACTTTCAACGCAGCGGTTTGTAGAAGAGGCAGCACGAGACCCCAAAGTACTTGCCATAAAACAAACTTTATACAGAACCTCGAAAGACTCTCCATTAATGCACTCCCTGATGAATGCCGCTGAGGAGGGAAAACAGGTTGCTGTATTGGTTGAAATTAAAGCCCGGTTTGATGAAGAACGAAACATCAATTGGGCACAAAAGCTGGAGAACTTTGGTGTGCACGTGGCCTATGGCATTCCCGGGTTAAAAATTCACACCAAGCTCACCATGGTTGTTCGTGAAGAAAGCGACGGCCTCAGAACCTATTGCCACATCGGAACCGGGAACTACCACCCTGACACGGCTCAACTCTATGAAGATCTGGCTCTTTTCACCTGTGATGAAAAACTCTGTTCCGATGTTACCGACATCTTCAACCTGCTAACAGGCTACGCTCCCGAACAAACTTTTGAAAAGTTATTGGTTGCTCCCAACCATATGCGTAAGCAGATGAACGAACTGATTGAAAAAGAGGTGAAAGAAGCACGGAAAGGGAATCCTGCTCGTATCATCGCCAAAATGAACAGTCTGGAAGACCCGATGATTATCCAAAAGCTGTATGAAGCCTCTCAGATTGGGGTTAAAATAGATCTGATTGTCCGTGGAGTCTGCCGACTTGTTCCGGGTAAAGCAGGAATGAGTGAGAACATAACCGTACACTCTATCATTGGACGGTACCTGGAGCATTCCCGTGTCTACTATTTCCACCATGGTGGGGAGCATAAGTACTTTATCGGTTCAGCTGACTGGATGCACCGCAACCTGGATGCCCGTGTGGAAGCCATTACCCCTATCGAGAAAACCGAGTTAAAAAAATACCTGCAGTTTGTGATCAATATCTATTTTAATGATAACAAGCAGCGATGGCTATTAATGGAAGACGGAAGCTATCAGCGGGCTCAAAAAGAAAAAGGCGATTCCAAGCTGAGTGCTCATGATTTCCTGATGAATCATATGAAGGAAGGAGCCGAACCTATTCCTCAGGTACACAGTGAGTAA
- the ruvB gene encoding Holliday junction branch migration DNA helicase RuvB: MNNPLLNPEEKEEAFEQTVRPGSLQEFIGQKKAISNLSVFIKAAKQRGDALDHVILSGPPGLGKTTLSYIIANEMGVKIRPTTGPVLEKPGDLAGMLTNLDEGDVLFIDEIHRLNPVIEEYLYSAMEDYKLDIVIDSGPNARSIQIELNHFTLVGATTRKGLLTAPLRARFGIDMRLDYYDVELLQRIALRTADIMGMGITEAGAHEIARRSRGTPRIVNKLLRRTRDFAQVESLDTIDDKIADKALNALDVDNNGLDEMDIRILKAIIENYDGGPVGLSTLGVAVGEDKGTIEEVYEPFLIKEGFLQRTPKGRIGTKKAYQYLNVDPSKTDRDLFN; this comes from the coding sequence GTGAATAATCCACTATTAAATCCTGAAGAAAAAGAAGAAGCATTTGAACAGACGGTTCGTCCGGGATCGCTTCAGGAATTTATTGGCCAGAAAAAGGCCATTTCTAATCTTTCAGTTTTTATAAAGGCAGCTAAACAGCGGGGCGATGCGCTGGATCACGTCATTCTTTCTGGTCCACCGGGGCTGGGAAAAACCACGCTTTCCTATATTATTGCGAATGAAATGGGTGTCAAAATTCGCCCCACCACTGGACCAGTACTTGAAAAGCCGGGAGATCTGGCAGGCATGCTCACGAATCTGGATGAAGGGGATGTGCTTTTCATTGATGAAATTCACCGGCTGAACCCGGTGATCGAAGAATATTTGTATTCAGCTATGGAAGACTATAAGCTGGATATAGTGATTGACTCCGGGCCCAACGCACGCAGTATTCAGATTGAGCTAAACCATTTTACACTGGTTGGGGCAACAACCCGTAAAGGACTGTTGACGGCCCCACTCCGCGCACGTTTCGGTATCGACATGCGACTGGATTATTACGATGTAGAATTGCTTCAGCGAATTGCCCTCCGAACGGCAGACATTATGGGGATGGGAATAACCGAAGCCGGCGCTCATGAAATTGCCCGAAGAAGCCGCGGAACTCCACGTATCGTCAATAAGCTGCTCCGCCGCACCCGGGATTTTGCGCAGGTGGAAAGTTTGGATACCATAGACGACAAAATTGCAGATAAAGCCCTCAACGCTCTTGATGTAGATAACAACGGACTGGATGAAATGGACATCCGGATTCTGAAAGCAATCATCGAAAATTACGATGGAGGTCCGGTCGGTTTAAGTACGCTGGGCGTAGCCGTTGGAGAGGATAAAGGTACGATTGAAGAGGTATATGAACCTTTCCTGATTAAAGAAGGTTTTTTGCAACGAACCCCCAAAGGCCGGATTGGCACGAAGAAAGCGTATCAGTATTTGAATGTTGATCCTTCTAAGACCGACCGTGATTTGTTTAATTAG
- a CDS encoding addiction module protein, whose protein sequence is MGNQIVIEHLTQKEKLLLMEDLWKDISKEADYTPPVWHKNVLDNREQALKEGKDSFTDWKKAKEDIRRQIS, encoded by the coding sequence ATGGGTAATCAAATCGTTATAGAACACCTTACACAGAAAGAAAAGCTTCTGCTAATGGAAGATCTATGGAAAGATATTAGTAAAGAAGCTGATTATACTCCTCCTGTTTGGCATAAGAATGTGTTGGATAATAGAGAGCAGGCGCTTAAAGAGGGAAAAGATTCATTTACAGATTGGAAGAAAGCCAAAGAGGACATTAGAAGACAGATATCATGA